The nucleotide sequence GAATGAGCACACCTTCGTTTCTGACAAACCTGTTTTATCTCCTTTCAGAAAAAGAGCAGATTTGAATATGAGACTGTCACATAAAAGCCATGCCTGTCCTCTATTGCGCATGCATCCAATGCATTCTGGGGAATTAAATTCAATACTCCCCGATTGGAGTGCAAAGTGGtgaacaattaaataaataccgAAAGGGAAGTAGATTGCCTCGGTGGTTTTGAATGTCAAAAATAGATGGCATAAACAATGTCGATCTAAGTGCTGTGTGAAACTGTATCATTGCTGCTAACCAGTCTACATGTTTGCCttgcacagaggaggaggaggaggagttggaggAGGCAGAAGGTAGTTACGCTTATGCATTTACGTGTTTGCATGCCTTAAAcagtatttgtttattattagcGCAGAtgttaaaaataagaaaatgagCTGTCATTGCTGTGCAAAGTACACCGTGCATCTCTAAAACTTttgtcaagtaaaaaaaaatgcgcTCTGTTTTCGCTTCATGACAATATATCTGATAATCTGAAGTGTTACGCAGATTTGGATTGATTTGTTTCAGCCGGACAATGATTGCAAAACTCAAGGCATATTACCGCTTCGTGTCTCTCATATTCAGTTTTCAGGGTCATTTTAACACCTCAATGTGTAGCTGAAATCCTGCAGACACGGTATATGTACAAATTATGACCAGTCAAATAGTATTTAGCTTTAAGCATTTTGATTTCTCTTTtcactttgctttttttcttttaccaaTTGAGTATGAAGACTTGGGAAGACTtttttatatcttttttttttatcttttagcagatgctgcagaggaTAATGAAGGAGGTATGGCTGAGCGATTTAAGAAACATACACAATGCATGCgtgtaaaagaaaaatgtgttgaCTCATAAACTAAAGATTTCACTTTGTTTGTCCTCTAATGAAATCACAGATGAGGCCAAACCCAAGTCAAAGTAAGAAcagagttatatatatatataattctttGTGACACATAATAAAATAACCTGGCTTTCACATTTCAAATCCTCTTCAGGCCAGGTTTTGTGCCTGGATTGGCAGTCCCCAAAATCCCAGAAGGAGAAAAAGTGGACTTTGATGTGAGTGTCCTTTAAAACCCCGTCCAGAAATGCCCCATTTTAAGACGACTGCTGAATGTTTCAATTTGAATTCTTCCGGCAAATGCAGGACATTCATCGAAAACGAATGGAAAAGGACATGACAGAGCTCCAGACTCTGATTGACTCTCATTTCGACATGCGtaagaaggaggaagaggaacttCTCTGCCTCACAGATCGCATTGTATGCTTCTAATCTTTACGTGCCACATTCTCTAAATCACCCAATCCACAATTATGTGTCGTCCTTTTTTGTCACGTCTTCAGTTAACCTGCAGCTTTTGGGGTTTGTTCTTTCATTTCCTATTCCAGGAGAAACGCAGgtcagagagagcagagcaaATGAAGATCCgggcagagcgagagagggagcggCAGAACAGAGCAGCTGTATGTAGAAATGGGTCGTTTGCTTTCCCGGCCTCAGGCCAACCCTCCAATAAATTCTACTTGACTTGACAATGCCGAATTATTCCATTCATGAAAATACTGAATATGCATGATCAAATGaaacatcaccccccccccccccccccaggaggagaaagcaagaaaagaagatgaggaggcAAAGAAGAAAGCCGATGAGGATGCCAGGAAGAAGATGATTCTTTCCAATTTGACTTTCACTGGATACAAGGTGatgattttggttttttttgtttttatgtctttaATGTCTAGTGTAGATGCACATCACCAtacggctcctcttcttcaccagcaGACTCAGAGTGGGCcaagaagacaaacagaaagagagaagaagaagaagatcctGAGTGAACGACGCAAAGATTTAAATATAGACCATTTGAAAGAAGACAACCTCAGGTAAAATAATAAGGATGGTAATtctaacaaaaaataataatgctgcCGGGTGGCCTTATGCATCGTGTGAGTGGGCATGATTCCACTTCTCTGGGCTGACACAGGGAAAAGGCCAACGAACTCTGGGAATGGGTGCGCCAGCTGGAGGCAGAGAGGTTTGACCTTCAGTTTCAGCATGCAAAGCAAAAGTACGAGGTGAGATGTTCCTGCAGAAATGCTCTTATCGTAGCATCACTGATGTGTTTGGAAATCGACAAAGcaagaatacatttaaaaaaaaaagagttgtgAAGACAATTGCCTGCACACGCCGAGCACATGCTAGAAACACAGCCACCGGCTGATGAGCATGTCAGAAATAGATGAAACAGGAATGTACAATATTAC is from Brachionichthys hirsutus isolate HB-005 chromosome 8, CSIRO-AGI_Bhir_v1, whole genome shotgun sequence and encodes:
- the LOC137898735 gene encoding troponin T, cardiac muscle isoforms-like isoform X2 — translated: MSDTEDASNGRQRTEEEEEELEEAEDAAEDNEGDEAKPKSKPGFVPGLAVPKIPEGEKVDFDDIHRKRMEKDMTELQTLIDSHFDMRKKEEEELLCLTDRIEKRRSERAEQMKIRAERERERQNRAAEEKARKEDEEAKKKADEDARKKMILSNLTFTGYKVMILVFFVFMSLMSSVDAHHHTAPLLHQQTQSGPRRQTEREKKKKILSERRKDLNIDHLKEDNLREKANELWEWVRQLEAERFDLQFQHAKQKYEITVLRNRVTDHQKVSKSRRSKRGLRK
- the LOC137898735 gene encoding troponin T, cardiac muscle isoforms-like isoform X1, which produces MSDTEDASNGRQRTEEEEEELEEAEADAAEDNEGDEAKPKSKPGFVPGLAVPKIPEGEKVDFDDIHRKRMEKDMTELQTLIDSHFDMRKKEEEELLCLTDRIEKRRSERAEQMKIRAERERERQNRAAEEKARKEDEEAKKKADEDARKKMILSNLTFTGYKVMILVFFVFMSLMSSVDAHHHTAPLLHQQTQSGPRRQTEREKKKKILSERRKDLNIDHLKEDNLREKANELWEWVRQLEAERFDLQFQHAKQKYEITVLRNRVTDHQKVSKSRRSKRGLRK
- the LOC137898735 gene encoding troponin T, cardiac muscle isoforms-like isoform X3, with product MSDTEDASNGRQRTEEEEEELEEAEADAAEDNEGDEAKPKSKPGFVPGLAVPKIPEGEKVDFDDIHRKRMEKDMTELQTLIDSHFDMRKKEEEELLCLTDRIEKRRSERAEQMKIRAERERERQNRAAEEKARKEDEEAKKKADEDARKKMILSNLTFTGYKQTQSGPRRQTEREKKKKILSERRKDLNIDHLKEDNLREKANELWEWVRQLEAERFDLQFQHAKQKYEITVLRNRVTDHQKVSKSRRSKRGLRK
- the LOC137898735 gene encoding troponin T, cardiac muscle isoforms-like isoform X4, which codes for MSDTEDASNGRQRTEEEEEELEEAEADAAEDNEGDEAKPKSKPGFVPGLAVPKIPEGEKVDFDDIHRKRMEKDMTELQTLIDSHFDMRKKEEEELLCLTDRIEKRRSERAEQMKIRAERERERQNRAAEEKARKEDEEAKKKADEDARKKMILSNLTFTGYKTQSGPRRQTEREKKKKILSERRKDLNIDHLKEDNLREKANELWEWVRQLEAERFDLQFQHAKQKYEITVLRNRVTDHQKVSKSRRSKRGLRK